The following is a genomic window from Nitrosomonas communis.
TGATTTTAGAAGTCTTGGTGCTATAGATTTTATCGAAGGTCGGGCGCGTTTTAATACTCCCCTATTAGGAGGGGTACTTGGCATGGAACTGAAGAATACTTATTTGAATTCTACAGATCCCAACATCAGGTTACCTGCTGATACTGAAGTTGATCTTAGTACAGAATATAAACATCCTTTTAAAGAAGGAATGCTCCAGTTCAATCTGGGTGGCAATCTCAGAGAAGATGCCTCTCTGGTTTATGGCGCAGCTAGAGTCAACAAAGATATAACCAATAAAGTGAAAACAAGCTTGCGCATTGGAGTGAATGAAATACCGTTTGAAACAGGGCCATTACGAGCGCTTGGAGCAAAAGATATCCTTTTATTCAATGTTACAACGCAATTACCATCAAACTCATTTATGAGTATGGATATTGATGGTCATCGTTATCTGACGAGAGAAAGGGGTACTCTCGGTACAGGCTATAAATTGCAAGGAATTCTGGGAAAATCTCTACTTACGGGCATTCAAGATTGGCAAGTTAGATTACAAGGTACATGGGAAAGCAATGACTTAGTAGGAATACTCCCTTCTGAATTGAATGGGTTATTGGGAGCATCTGTAGCCAATGTGGAAACATTCATCACACAAAAATTCGGTACGATGGGTGCAGGAACGGCTTTTCGTTATGGAGGATCCGATCAAGGTGTATTGAGACAACCTTTTATTCTTGCAGATGCTTGGGCAGGATGGGTATGGCCAAATGATGTTTTTGGGTATAACGGCCGGCTAGCTATGGGGGTTTCATTATTTGGCCGAGACACACTTAGTGTCGGAGCATTTTATAGTAATATTCAAGGGGGTAAGACTGATCAAGCTTTTAAGGGAGTGGGTCTTCAATACTCTATTCGCTTCTAAGCCTTGGAGAACTTGACTCAAAAATTGGACCGGCTTTTCATTCGATTCCCAGTTTTTTTCTATAAAATTTCTGATCTGCTTAACCCATTTTGTAAGCTTAACAATGTTCTGATAAATGAATTATTCCAAATAAATATAATATTTTAAATATTTAAAACAAGACAGTTATCTATCAATTCGATAGTATAGCTTTATAACATCATCCTTTATAACCATTAGGGTTGTCACTTTGCCAGCGCCATGAATCTGCGCAGGCATCTTTAAGAGATTTTTGTGCTTGCCAGCCTAAGAGAGAGTGCGCTAGGCTTGGATCAGCATAACATGCTGCGATATCACCGGGCCGCCGGTCAGTAATTTTATAAGGTATTTTTACGCCACTTGCATGTTCGAATGCATTAACAAGCTCCAGCACGCTTGTGCCTTTGCCTGTACCAACATTTATTGCACGATACTCGTTCGGTGTAGCAGGTATGTTTAGAGCTGCTACGTGTGCTTTCGCAAGGTCGGTTACATGAATATAGTCTCGTACGCCTGTACCATCAGGGGTAGGATAGTCATTACCAAATACAGAAAGCTCCTTGAGTTTGCCAACTGCAACTTGACTGACATAGGGCATAAGGTTATTAGGTATATCGCTTGGATCTTCACCGATAGTTCCAGACTCGTGCGCACCTATTGGATTAAAATAGCGCAGTGCAGTAATTTGCCAATTATTATTGGTTATTGCAAGATCCATGAGCATAGTCTCAATAATAAGCTTTGTTTGACCATATGGGTTAGTAACTTTAGCGGGGAGTGTGGCAGATTCTTTGATCGGAACGATTACTGGGTCACCATAAACGGTGGCTGATGAGCTGAAAACCAATTGCCTGACCTCATGAGATTCCATAACCTCTAATAATGAGATTGTGGAAATAAGATTATTATTGTAATACTTGAGTGGCACTCTCACCGACTCGCCCACCGCTTTAAGACCAGCAAAATGAATAACACCGTCAATTTGATGCTTTGAAAATATTTCTTCAAGTGCTTGCTTATTACGGACGTCTTTTTCGTAAAATGTAAGCTTTTTTCCAACAATTTTCTCGATTCGATTTATCGCGACTTTACTACTATTTAATAGATTATCAATGATAATCACATCGTGTTTATTGTTAAGCAGCTCTATGATAGTGTGGCTACCAATATAGCCAGCACCACCTGTTACAAGAATAATCATTTGGTGTGCCTCAAAGTTATTTTCGGTTGAATCTCATATTTTCCGAGAACGAATTATAGTGCCGGATAATCATGAATAACAAGCTATCTGTGAAACACAGGTTTATTGTTTTAAACTAAGAATATTAAACATGATACCCATGCCACCGTATTCAGTTTAATAACTCAAATTTTTGCTTACAATCGGCTGGCTTCAAGTGTTTTAAAAAAAGATGAATATGAGTGAAAATTCACTATGCCTCACAAAAATTATGATACATCAATCCCATAGTCATATCTAAGCAGTAGGAAAGAAGGATTGCGGAAAGGGCTTAGTCATGTTCGATCTAAAAATGCTACAAGTAAGAGGATGCAGCGCTCATAGATAATTCAAATATTTTTCTGAATGACATATTCTAATTGACATTAAAAATTGAAGAAATGGAGCAATATAGCCATGTATTACCAGGAAAAAATCATGGCAGGAAAATCAAGTGGAACAGATCAATTGGTATCGGCCCGAAAATTGTTGAAAACAGCTAAAACAGCGGCTGAATTGAGGACAGCCCAAGCAGTATTGTTGCCATTGGAATTGAGCATGTCGCTAGAGCAAACGGCGAAGGTTATTAGCCGTTCAGTCTGATGAACGTGTAGCCAGCGCACACGTTACTGTAGGATCGCTCGCTCGTGGCGAAGAGAAGACGCCCCGAACGAAATGAGCGCTTCATAAGCGTGCTATTGCCACGCTTGAGCAGTAAACGCAAATTCTGGGTGGGTTTGGGAGGAGTCAGCGCAAGGCCGCGTGGTAGTTGTTCCTTCGCTTAAAGAGAAACTCGAGGAACGGCTAGGTGAGAGCGTAGCCCTATCAACATTTATCAAATGCTGGCACGCCATGGCTGGCGTAAACTTGTGCCAGATACTGCTCATCCTCAGGGAAATACTGCGTTGCGCGAAGATTGGAAAAAAAGAGCGACTAGATGAAATGATCGCTACGTAGGGTTATTATCGACCGCTACGCTTGATGTTTCAGGATGAAGCTCACTTTGAGCCGCATTGCAGACAGGTGCTATTGTTGGTGCCGCCGTCCAGATCGACCGGAGGTAAGTACCATGATGACGAAGAGTATACTTATGCTTATGGGGCACAGTCATAGTCCATTGATGGGGACCGTGACAGCTTGGTATTGCTCATGTCAGCAGCGATTACATGCAGATTTTCATCAATGAGGTTGCCAACCATTAGTCTGAGAATCTCTGCTAGTTATGCCTGCTATCGTATTCACCTGAGCTGAATCCGGAGGAGCATAACTGAGATGAGCTATAAGAAAAATATGTTCAAAATCGCGTGCTTGACAGTATTGATGCACATTGTTACTGCGTTAATCAAAGTATAATTGGCTAATGTAAGATTATTAATCTAGTTTTTATTACAAATGAACATTAGAGCTAATGGCAGATACATGCATCATTTTTTTGGCATATATCGCCGTATAGCTTATTTTTAGAAAGGGAAATAAACAAAGCAAGCCATTGCAGATTTACGTACCGAATACGACATAAAGGATACTTTGATATATCTACCGTATTTCTTTACTCCCCTTCTTTGAAAGAAGAAGGGGAGTAACAGGTAGTATCATGCGCAAAAGTTGAAAGAAAACCTAGGCTCTATTTATTCTACCTATGGCCATTCCAAGATGCCTCTATTTTCTAATGACCGCGATTTCTAAGTTTTTGAATGGCAGTAAGTTGTGCTGCAGCTTCAATTAATTCAGCTTGTGCACGCGCATATTCAATCTCAGATATTTTATTCTTCATAGCTTCTTCAGCTCTTCGCTTTGCTTCTAAAGCTTTAGCCTCGTCAAGATCGTTACCACGTATGGCAGTATCAGCTAGTATTGTTACCACGTCTGGTTGGACTTCTAACATACCACCTGATACATAAACTGCTTCTTCGTCTTTTAAAGGGGCCTTAATTCTCACCATACCTGATCGAATGCGAGTAAGCATTGGCGTGTGATTAGGAAAAATGCCCACTTCGCCCATAAGTGCAGGTGCCGCAATAAACTCTGCGGGTCCAGAATATATTGATTCTTCAGCACTTACAATATCCAGATGAAATATTGTTCCCATTTGGTTTATATATTATATTTGCTTTATTTATTGAATCGTCTTGGCTTTCTCAATCGCTTCTTCGATCCCACCAACCATATAAAAGGCCTGCTCTGGCACATCATCATATTCACCATTAACAATTCCTTTAAATCCTTTGATTGTTTCTTTCAATGGTACATATTTGCCGGGTGAGCCAGTAAATACTTCCGCAACAAAGAATGGCTGGGATAAGAATCTCTGAATCTTTCTTGCCCTGCTTACAGTTAATTTATCTTCAGGTGAAAGTTCATCCATGCCAAGAATTGCAATAATATCACGTAATTCCTTATAACGTTGTAAGGTTTGTTGTACTGCACGGGCAGTATTGTAATGATCCTCTCCAACAATCATTGGATCTAATTGTCGAGAAGTAGAGTCAAGTGGATCAACTGCAGGATAAATTCCCAGCGATGCGATATCACGCGATAATACGACTGTAGCATCAAGATGCCCGAAAGTAGTTGCTGGTGAAGGATCCGTTAAATCATCCGCGGGCACATAAACAGCTTGGATGGATGTAATAGAACCCGTTTTAGAAGACGTAATACGTTCTTGTAAACGTCCCATTTCTTCAGCAAGAGTAGGTTGATAGCCTACAGCAGAAGGCATCCGTCCCAGTAACGCAGATACTTCTGTTCCAGCAAGTGTGTAACGGTAGATATTGTCTACGAAAAACAAGACATCACGACCCTCATCACGGAATGATTCTGCCATGGTCAACCCAGTTAATGCTACACGCAAACGATTACCTGGTGGCTCATTCATCTGACCATAAACCAGAGCAACCTTATCCAATACCTTGGATTCCTTCATCTCATGGTAAAAATCATTACCTTCCCGAGTTCTTTCTCCAACACCCGCGAATACAGAGTAGCCACTATGCTCAATCGCAATATTACGGATCAACTCCATCATATTCACAGTTTTACCTACACCTGCCCCGCCAAACAAACCAATTTTCCCGCCTTTAGCGAATGGACAGACTAAATCAATAACTTTAATACCCGTTTCTAATAATTCAGTTGAAGCTGTCAGTTCATCAAAAGCAGGCGCAGCACGATGAATGGGCATGCTTTTATCGGCACCTATATCTCCCATTTCATCAATAGGTCTACCCAGCACATCCATAATACGTCCAAGCGTTTTTGTACCAACCGGCACTGTGATCTGCTTTTCCGTATTTTCAACGGTCATTCCACGACGCAATCCTTCAGACGACCCGAGAGCAATTGTCCTTACAATCCCATCTCCTAGCTGTTGCTGTACTTCAAGTGTTAAGTCCGTACCTTTCATTATCAGTGCGTCATAAACATTAGGAACACTTTCCCTCTGAAATTCAACATCAATCACTGCACCGATACATTGAACAATTTTACCCTGGCTCATTATTGTTCCCTAAAAACTAAAATATTGATTAAACAGCGGCTGCACCGCCAACAATTTCAGATAATTCTTTTGTAATAGCCGCTTGACGAGACTTATTGTAAATCAAGGTCAATTCATTAATTAAATTACCTGCATTATCTGAAGCAGCTTTCATAGCAACCATTCTAGCAGATTGCTCCGATGCCATATTTTCCGTAACGGCCTGATAGATTAATGCTTCAACATATCTAACCATAATATCGTCTATTATTGGTTTCGCTTCAGGCTCGTATAAATAATCCCATAATTTCTTCTGCTCGGTATCCTGCTTCCCTGCACGCATGCGCTCGTCGGATAATGGCAATAATTGCTCCATCGTGGGCTCTTGCTTCATCGTATTCACAAAGCGATTGTAAAAAAGATAAACCCTGTCAAAACGATCCGCTGTATATCCATCAAGTACAATTTTTATAGCACCTATCAGTTTCTCGATATTTGCTATATCACCAAGACCTGTTATCTGCGAAATGATATTTGCTCCAATACGACTCATAAAGCCCAGGCCTTTGTTACCAATACAACAGACTTCGATTTGCTCGCCTTCAGTTTCCCATGTACGCATCTGATTAACAGCTTTACGCAGCACATTAGTATTTAGTCCGCCGCACAAACCTTTGTCTGAGGTCACTACAATAATACCAATACGTTTTACCGTATCACGTTGGATCAAAAAAGGATGCCGATATTCCGTACTCGCACGACTCATATGAGCAGCGACATTGCGGATCTTTTCGCCATACGGTCGTGCTTTTCTCATGCGCTCCTGAGCTTTACGCATTTTTGACGCAGCAACCATTTCCATAGCACGAGTAATCTTCTGCGTATTCTTAACGCTTCGGATTTTATTGCGTATCTCCCTGCTTCCAGCCATCAGTTAATATGTCCCAGTTTTTTTAAATTCTTCGATTGCTGCGGATAACGCCTGCTCAGTCGCATCATCCAGATTTTTGGTTGTTTCAATCTTATCCATAATTTCAGCATGCTGATTACGCATATAGCTCCTCAAAGCTGCTTCAAATGCTAAACCTCGCTTGACTTCAACATCATCAAGGTATCCCTTATTCAACGCAAAAAGCGTCAATGCCATCTCTGACACACTCAAGGTAGCAAACTGCGACTGCTTCATCAGCTCGGTTGCCATTTTTCCGCGCTCAAGTTGCTTACGTGTTGCTTCATCCAGATCCGATGCAAACTGTGCAAAAGCAGCAAGTTCACGATATTGTGCTAATGCTAATCGTATACCACCACCTAGTTTTTTAATTACTTTTGTTTGTGCCGCCCCGCCGACGCGCGATACAGAAATACCGGCATTAATAGCAGGACGAATTCCAGCATTAAATAGATCTGTTTCTAGAAATATCTGCCCATCAGTAATGGAGATAACATTGGTGGGCACAAATGCAGTCACGTCACCTGCTTGCGTTTCAATTATTGGTAACGCTGTTAACGATCCTGTTTTTCCCTTAACCGCTCCCTTTGTATATTTTTCGACATAATCAGCACTTACCCTTGCTGCACGTTCCAACAAGCGAGAATGTAGATAAAACACGTCTCCTGGATAAGCTTCCCGACCGGGAGGTCGACGGAGCAATAACGATATTTGACGATATGCCCAAGCCTGTTTAGTCAAATCATCATATACGATAAGCGCATCTTGCCCTCTATCTCTAAAATATTCGCCCATCGTGCAACCTGAATAGGGTGCTATAAATTGCATCGCGGCGGATTCAGAAGCTGATGCTACAACGACAATGGTATATTCCATTGCGCCATGCTCCTCAAGTTTACGCACAACGTTCGCAATTGATGAAGCTTTTTGCCCAATTGCCACATAGATACAGATCATATTCTCACCTTTCTGATTAATGATTGCATCTATTGCTACAGCCGTTTTCCCGGTCTGGCGATCCCCAATGATCAATTCGCGCTGGCCTCGGCCAACTGGCACCATGGAGTCAACAGCCTTAAGCCCAGTTTGAACTGGTTGATCAACAGATTGTCGCCAAATAACGCCTGGTGCAATTTTCTCTATAGGCTCTGTTCCCTTAGCTGCGATAGGTCCTTTTCCATCTATGGGTTGTCCTAATGCGTTAACTACCCGTCCTAACAAACCTTCACCAACTGGTACTTCTAATATCCGTCCTGTACATTTGACAGTATCGCCTTCAGTGAGGTGTTCATAAGCACCCAGAATAACCGCACCGACTGAATCTCTTTCTAAATTCAATGCCAAACCAAAGGTATTGCCGGGAAACTCAAGCATTTCCCCTTGCATCACATCTGAAAGTCCGTGAATTCGAACAATGCCATCAGTTAATGATACGATGGTGCCTTGAGTACGAACCTCAGTCGATATAGAAAGTCCTTCAATCCTACTTTTAATCAGCTCACTAATTTCTGATGGGTTTAACTGCATTTTAATAACTCCTAGCTTTTGAGGGCAACAGACATGGTCTCGAGTTTACCGCGTACGGAGCTATCAATAACTTCATCGCCAATTACTATCTTTACTCCGCCTATTAACTCTGGATCTATGTTTACTTTTGCTTTAATTTTACATTTAAATTTATTTTCAAGCACCGACACTAATTTCTCTAGTTGGCTATCTGAAATAGCGTACGCAGAAATAATATTTGCCTCCAGTATTTCTTCAAACTGAGCTTTTAATTGTTCATACAGAGCACTCAATTGAGGGAGCACATCTAATCGATTATTTTCAATCAATAAATTAACTAAATTTCTTCCATCACTATCGAGCTTATTTTCACAAACCTCCAAAATTATTTCAGCTAACTTGTTGGCTGGTACGCCTGGATCTGAAATAAGAGTTCGTATTTGCTCTATCGTTGTCACCTCTGTAAGCGCATTGAGCATATCCGACCAAGACGATAATGCATTCTTTTCCTTTGCTAATTTAAATACGGCCTCAGCATAAGGTCTAGCAATTGTTATTTCCTCAGCCATTACTTTAACTCTTCTTGAATTGATGCAAGCAGATCAGCATGGACTTTGGCATTCACCTCACGCCGCAATATTTTCGTTGCCCCTGCTAATGCTAAATTGGCAATTTGCTGGCGTAAAGCTTCTTTTGCTCCAAATATTTCATGCTCAATTTCAGCTTTAGCGGCTGTCAATATCCGCTCTCCTTCGATCCTTGCATTATCCTTGGCTTCTTCAACAATCTCCGCTGCTCGCTTCTCAGCTTGTGTAATAATTTCTGTGGCGCGCTGCTTAGCTTCTTTTAACGCTTCCGAAGATCTTTGACTTGCAAGCTCCAGCTCTTTTTTACCACGCTCGCCAGCAGCTAAACCATCGGCAATTTGCTTTTGACGCTCTTCAATTGCACGCAACAAAGGTGGCCAGACAAATTTGACCGTAAACCATACGAATATCGAAAAGGCTACTGCTTGAGAGATGAGAGTGAAATTAATATTCATAGCCAGCTTCGTGTAAGTTTTATTAATTACAAATAAATATTATTGAATTACTGCTAATAAGGGATTACCAAAAGCAAATAGCATGGCCAAGCCAACGGCAATAATGAATGATGCGTCAGTCAATCCTAATAATAAGAAAACTTTACCTTGTAAAGTAGGAATCATTTCTGGTTGGCGTGCAGCACCCTCCAGAAAGCGACTACACATAACGCCCACCCCGATACATGCTCCTGCTGCGCCCAACCCAATCATCAAGCCAATTCCTATTCCTGTGTAAGCTTGAATCATTGCGAGAAATTGCAAATTTTCCATTGTTTTTTTCCTTCCTTTAAAAAATTTATGTTAAGAAACTTATATTTATATTTAATGTGACTCATGCGCCATTGATAAATAAACCACAGCGAGCATCATAAAAATGAATGCTTGGAGTGTTACTATCAGAATATGAAAAATTAACCATCCCACGCCCAGAATCACGCTAAAAAAGGAGCCTGTAACGCCAGTAGCTGCCCACATCCCCAGAAGGAGGAAAATGATCTCTCCTGCGTAGATATTCCCAAAGAGCCGCAGAGAATGAGACAGTGGCTTTGATACATACTCAATCATGTTGAACAATAAATTCAGCGGCCAAAGTATTGGATTTTTTCCAAATGGCGTACAAAACAGCTCATACGTCCATCCCCCTACTCCCTTGACTTGAACGTTAAAGAATATCATTAAGAACCATATGGAGAGCGCCAATGCAAACGTGGTATTCACATCGGTAGTTGGAACAGTGCGCCAATTATGCAGCCCAAATACATGCTCATAAACCCATGCCATAATATCAATCGGCAACAAATCCATTGTATTAAGCAACAATACCCATACGAAAATAGTCAAGGCTGCTGGCGCGACAAATTTATGCCTGTCACCATGAAATGTATTTTTTACTTGTGTATCGATAAATTCCACAAGTAGCTCTACAAAAGCCTGCCGTTTAGTAGGTACACCAGGTGTAGCTCTACGGACGATTAGCCACAAAAAACCCATTCCCAGGATGCCGAGAATGATAGACATCAGCAATGTATCCACATGCAGTGTCCAAAACGGCTCTTCTCCCAGAGATACAGTTAAGTTAGTAAGATGATGGTTTATGTATGAGGTTGGAGTAAGCTCAAGATCTGATGCCATTAT
Proteins encoded in this region:
- the atpD gene encoding F0F1 ATP synthase subunit beta, which encodes MSQGKIVQCIGAVIDVEFQRESVPNVYDALIMKGTDLTLEVQQQLGDGIVRTIALGSSEGLRRGMTVENTEKQITVPVGTKTLGRIMDVLGRPIDEMGDIGADKSMPIHRAAPAFDELTASTELLETGIKVIDLVCPFAKGGKIGLFGGAGVGKTVNMMELIRNIAIEHSGYSVFAGVGERTREGNDFYHEMKESKVLDKVALVYGQMNEPPGNRLRVALTGLTMAESFRDEGRDVLFFVDNIYRYTLAGTEVSALLGRMPSAVGYQPTLAEEMGRLQERITSSKTGSITSIQAVYVPADDLTDPSPATTFGHLDATVVLSRDIASLGIYPAVDPLDSTSRQLDPMIVGEDHYNTARAVQQTLQRYKELRDIIAILGMDELSPEDKLTVSRARKIQRFLSQPFFVAEVFTGSPGKYVPLKETIKGFKGIVNGEYDDVPEQAFYMVGGIEEAIEKAKTIQ
- the atpB gene encoding F0F1 ATP synthase subunit A → MASDLELTPTSYINHHLTNLTVSLGEEPFWTLHVDTLLMSIILGILGMGFLWLIVRRATPGVPTKRQAFVELLVEFIDTQVKNTFHGDRHKFVAPAALTIFVWVLLLNTMDLLPIDIMAWVYEHVFGLHNWRTVPTTDVNTTFALALSIWFLMIFFNVQVKGVGGWTYELFCTPFGKNPILWPLNLLFNMIEYVSKPLSHSLRLFGNIYAGEIIFLLLGMWAATGVTGSFFSVILGVGWLIFHILIVTLQAFIFMMLAVVYLSMAHESH
- a CDS encoding F0F1 ATP synthase subunit delta — encoded protein: MAEEITIARPYAEAVFKLAKEKNALSSWSDMLNALTEVTTIEQIRTLISDPGVPANKLAEIILEVCENKLDSDGRNLVNLLIENNRLDVLPQLSALYEQLKAQFEEILEANIISAYAISDSQLEKLVSVLENKFKCKIKAKVNIDPELIGGVKIVIGDEVIDSSVRGKLETMSVALKS
- the atpG gene encoding F0F1 ATP synthase subunit gamma, yielding MAGSREIRNKIRSVKNTQKITRAMEMVAASKMRKAQERMRKARPYGEKIRNVAAHMSRASTEYRHPFLIQRDTVKRIGIIVVTSDKGLCGGLNTNVLRKAVNQMRTWETEGEQIEVCCIGNKGLGFMSRIGANIISQITGLGDIANIEKLIGAIKIVLDGYTADRFDRVYLFYNRFVNTMKQEPTMEQLLPLSDERMRAGKQDTEQKKLWDYLYEPEAKPIIDDIMVRYVEALIYQAVTENMASEQSARMVAMKAASDNAGNLINELTLIYNKSRQAAITKELSEIVGGAAAV
- a CDS encoding F0F1 ATP synthase subunit B; this translates as MNINFTLISQAVAFSIFVWFTVKFVWPPLLRAIEERQKQIADGLAAGERGKKELELASQRSSEALKEAKQRATEIITQAEKRAAEIVEEAKDNARIEGERILTAAKAEIEHEIFGAKEALRQQIANLALAGATKILRREVNAKVHADLLASIQEELK
- a CDS encoding F0F1 ATP synthase subunit epsilon, yielding MGTIFHLDIVSAEESIYSGPAEFIAAPALMGEVGIFPNHTPMLTRIRSGMVRIKAPLKDEEAVYVSGGMLEVQPDVVTILADTAIRGNDLDEAKALEAKRRAEEAMKNKISEIEYARAQAELIEAAAQLTAIQKLRNRGH
- the atpA gene encoding F0F1 ATP synthase subunit alpha; the protein is MQLNPSEISELIKSRIEGLSISTEVRTQGTIVSLTDGIVRIHGLSDVMQGEMLEFPGNTFGLALNLERDSVGAVILGAYEHLTEGDTVKCTGRILEVPVGEGLLGRVVNALGQPIDGKGPIAAKGTEPIEKIAPGVIWRQSVDQPVQTGLKAVDSMVPVGRGQRELIIGDRQTGKTAVAIDAIINQKGENMICIYVAIGQKASSIANVVRKLEEHGAMEYTIVVVASASESAAMQFIAPYSGCTMGEYFRDRGQDALIVYDDLTKQAWAYRQISLLLRRPPGREAYPGDVFYLHSRLLERAARVSADYVEKYTKGAVKGKTGSLTALPIIETQAGDVTAFVPTNVISITDGQIFLETDLFNAGIRPAINAGISVSRVGGAAQTKVIKKLGGGIRLALAQYRELAAFAQFASDLDEATRKQLERGKMATELMKQSQFATLSVSEMALTLFALNKGYLDDVEVKRGLAFEAALRSYMRNQHAEIMDKIETTKNLDDATEQALSAAIEEFKKTGTY
- a CDS encoding ubiquitin family protein, giving the protein MYYQEKIMAGKSSGTDQLVSARKLLKTAKTAAELRTAQAVLLPLELSMSLEQTAKVISRSV
- the galE gene encoding UDP-glucose 4-epimerase GalE; its protein translation is MIILVTGGAGYIGSHTIIELLNNKHDVIIIDNLLNSSKVAINRIEKIVGKKLTFYEKDVRNKQALEEIFSKHQIDGVIHFAGLKAVGESVRVPLKYYNNNLISTISLLEVMESHEVRQLVFSSSATVYGDPVIVPIKESATLPAKVTNPYGQTKLIIETMLMDLAITNNNWQITALRYFNPIGAHESGTIGEDPSDIPNNLMPYVSQVAVGKLKELSVFGNDYPTPDGTGVRDYIHVTDLAKAHVAALNIPATPNEYRAINVGTGKGTSVLELVNAFEHASGVKIPYKITDRRPGDIAACYADPSLAHSLLGWQAQKSLKDACADSWRWQSDNPNGYKG
- the atpE gene encoding F0F1 ATP synthase subunit C, whose product is MENLQFLAMIQAYTGIGIGLMIGLGAAGACIGVGVMCSRFLEGAARQPEMIPTLQGKVFLLLGLTDASFIIAVGLAMLFAFGNPLLAVIQ